A genomic region of Candidatus Eisenbacteria bacterium contains the following coding sequences:
- a CDS encoding HAD family hydrolase — protein sequence MTWGEPLPSWNDGPAKSRLLAFVKSVTEAGGKDGVAPPERIAVFDNDGTLWCEQPLYVQFVFALDRLKALAPQHPEWATTQPFQAALAGDEKAVAASGAKGLAEIMMATHAGMTQQEFAAMVADWIATARHPRFKRPYTELVYQPMLELLAYLRENGFKTFIVSGGGVDFMRVWTERVYGIPPEQVVGSTIATEFRLGPGGVPELIRLPKIDHVDDGPGKPVGIDRSIGRHPIFAFGNSDGDRQMLEWTAAGSGARFLGIVHHTDAAREWAYDHPSAVGQLDKALVEAQEKGWTVVDMKTEWKRVFAFE from the coding sequence ATGACGTGGGGCGAGCCGCTCCCGTCATGGAACGACGGACCCGCGAAATCCCGCCTCCTGGCGTTCGTGAAGAGCGTGACCGAAGCGGGCGGGAAGGACGGCGTCGCACCGCCGGAACGCATCGCGGTCTTCGACAACGACGGGACGCTCTGGTGCGAGCAGCCCCTGTACGTGCAATTCGTCTTCGCGCTCGACCGCCTGAAGGCGCTGGCGCCGCAGCATCCCGAGTGGGCGACGACGCAGCCGTTCCAGGCCGCGCTCGCGGGCGACGAGAAGGCCGTTGCCGCGTCCGGCGCGAAGGGGCTCGCCGAGATCATGATGGCGACCCACGCCGGCATGACGCAGCAGGAGTTCGCGGCGATGGTCGCGGACTGGATCGCGACGGCCCGCCATCCGCGCTTCAAGCGGCCCTACACCGAGCTCGTCTACCAACCCATGCTCGAGCTGCTCGCCTACCTGCGCGAGAATGGGTTCAAGACCTTCATCGTCTCGGGCGGCGGCGTCGACTTCATGCGCGTCTGGACCGAACGCGTCTACGGCATCCCGCCCGAGCAGGTCGTCGGCTCGACGATCGCCACCGAGTTCCGGCTCGGCCCCGGCGGCGTGCCGGAGCTGATCCGCCTGCCGAAGATCGACCACGTCGACGACGGACCGGGAAAGCCGGTCGGCATCGACCGGTCCATCGGCCGGCATCCCATCTTCGCTTTCGGCAACTCCGACGGCGACCGGCAGATGCTCGAGTGGACGGCCGCGGGATCGGGCGCGCGCTTCCTCGGCATCGTCCATCACACCGACGCCGCACGCGAATGGGCCTACGACCATCCTTCGGCAGTCGGCCAGCTCGACAAGGCGCTCGTCGAGGCGCAGGAGAAGGGCTGGACGGTCGTCGACATGAAGACCGAGTGGAAGCGCGTGTTCGCGTTCG